A stretch of Bombus vancouverensis nearcticus chromosome 13, iyBomVanc1_principal, whole genome shotgun sequence DNA encodes these proteins:
- the msi gene encoding RNA-binding protein musashi isoform X1 — protein sequence MAAASFPPNFSNVGILENCAGMEAANGAIEHDFHNALVPINGSHSGSSGRSTPNGGDPAPGKLFVGGLSWQTSSEKLREYFGMFGTVTDVLIMKDPVTQRSRGFGFITFAEPGSVDKVLKCPIHTLDGKKIDPKHATPKNRAKQANRTKKIFVGGVSQDTSSDEVKAYFNQFGKVEETVMLMDQQTKRHRGFGFVTFENEDVVDRVCEIHFHTIKNKKVECKKAQPKEAVQPGALTLGKRVVLGALGVRLAPQPPLPVAAASQIVAAQAQAQVQAAAAAAAAAQVQNAVAGYGKLFASSYPALSAYRYAPYPIPAAAVAAAAAAAAPAPAPAPPAAAAAAAAAAAATPAAAAAAAAAPANPYQGYSLTNVDMSSFQGVDWGSMYGMGMYV from the exons CGCCGGCATGGAGGCAGCGAACGGTGCGATCGAACACGATTTTCACAATGCCCTGGTGCCTATAAACGGTAGCCATTCCGGCAGCTCCGGCAGGAGTACACCGAATGGCGGCGACCCGGCACCTGGCAAACTCTTCGTCGGTGGCTTGTCTTGGCAGACCAGCAGCGAGAAGCTCAGGGAATACTTTGGCATGTTCGGTACCGTCACCGATGTCCTGATCATGAAGGATCCGGTTACACAG CGTAGTCGCGGCTTCGGTTTCATCACGTTCGCCGAGCCCGGTAGCGTGGACAAGGTGCTGAAGTGTCCAATCCACACATTGGACGGGAAGAAGATCGACCCTAAACACGCGACGCCGAAGAACCGCGCGAAACAGGCGAATCGCACGAAGAAGATCTTTGTCGGCGGCGTGAGTCAGGACACTAGTAGCGACGAAGTGAAGGCCTACTTCAACCAGTTCGGCAAGGTGGAGGAAACGGTGATGCTGATGGACCAACAGACGAAGCGGCATCGTGGCTTCGGATTCGTCACGTTCGAGAATGAGGACGTGGTGGACCGCGTGTGCGAGATCCATTTCCATACGATCAAAAACAAGAAAGTCGAGTGCAAGAAGGCTCAGCCCAAGGAGGCGGTTCAACCAGGCGCGTTGACCCTCGGCAAGAGGGTGGTTTTGGGAGCGTTGGGCGTTCGACTGGCGCCACAGCCTCCACTGCCGGTTGCTGCGGCCTCGCAGATCGTCGCGGCTCAGGCGCAGGCCCAAGTGCAAGCTGCCGCGGCTGCGGCTGCGGCTGCCCAGGTACAAAACGCCGTCGCCGGATACGGAAAACTGTTCGCCAGCAGTTACCCGGCTTTGTCCGCTTATCGATACGCGCCGTACCCGATCCCCGCGGCGGCGGTCGCCGCAGCCGCAGCCGCAGCAGCGCCGGCCCCAGCTCCGGCTCCACCAGCAGCCGCTGCCGCCGCAGCTGCCGCGGCAGCAGCCACTCCTGCAGCGGCTGCCGCGGCTGCGGCTGCGCCCGCCAACCCCTACCAGGGATACTCGCTCACCAACGTCGACATGTCCAGCTTCCAGGGCGTCGACTGGGGTTCCATGTATGGAATGGGCATGTACGTTTAA
- the msi gene encoding RNA-binding protein musashi isoform X2 has translation MFPYTTFPAVGAGMEAANGAIEHDFHNALVPINGSHSGSSGRSTPNGGDPAPGKLFVGGLSWQTSSEKLREYFGMFGTVTDVLIMKDPVTQRSRGFGFITFAEPGSVDKVLKCPIHTLDGKKIDPKHATPKNRAKQANRTKKIFVGGVSQDTSSDEVKAYFNQFGKVEETVMLMDQQTKRHRGFGFVTFENEDVVDRVCEIHFHTIKNKKVECKKAQPKEAVQPGALTLGKRVVLGALGVRLAPQPPLPVAAASQIVAAQAQAQVQAAAAAAAAAQVQNAVAGYGKLFASSYPALSAYRYAPYPIPAAAVAAAAAAAAPAPAPAPPAAAAAAAAAAAATPAAAAAAAAAPANPYQGYSLTNVDMSSFQGVDWGSMYGMGMYV, from the exons CGCCGGCATGGAGGCAGCGAACGGTGCGATCGAACACGATTTTCACAATGCCCTGGTGCCTATAAACGGTAGCCATTCCGGCAGCTCCGGCAGGAGTACACCGAATGGCGGCGACCCGGCACCTGGCAAACTCTTCGTCGGTGGCTTGTCTTGGCAGACCAGCAGCGAGAAGCTCAGGGAATACTTTGGCATGTTCGGTACCGTCACCGATGTCCTGATCATGAAGGATCCGGTTACACAG CGTAGTCGCGGCTTCGGTTTCATCACGTTCGCCGAGCCCGGTAGCGTGGACAAGGTGCTGAAGTGTCCAATCCACACATTGGACGGGAAGAAGATCGACCCTAAACACGCGACGCCGAAGAACCGCGCGAAACAGGCGAATCGCACGAAGAAGATCTTTGTCGGCGGCGTGAGTCAGGACACTAGTAGCGACGAAGTGAAGGCCTACTTCAACCAGTTCGGCAAGGTGGAGGAAACGGTGATGCTGATGGACCAACAGACGAAGCGGCATCGTGGCTTCGGATTCGTCACGTTCGAGAATGAGGACGTGGTGGACCGCGTGTGCGAGATCCATTTCCATACGATCAAAAACAAGAAAGTCGAGTGCAAGAAGGCTCAGCCCAAGGAGGCGGTTCAACCAGGCGCGTTGACCCTCGGCAAGAGGGTGGTTTTGGGAGCGTTGGGCGTTCGACTGGCGCCACAGCCTCCACTGCCGGTTGCTGCGGCCTCGCAGATCGTCGCGGCTCAGGCGCAGGCCCAAGTGCAAGCTGCCGCGGCTGCGGCTGCGGCTGCCCAGGTACAAAACGCCGTCGCCGGATACGGAAAACTGTTCGCCAGCAGTTACCCGGCTTTGTCCGCTTATCGATACGCGCCGTACCCGATCCCCGCGGCGGCGGTCGCCGCAGCCGCAGCCGCAGCAGCGCCGGCCCCAGCTCCGGCTCCACCAGCAGCCGCTGCCGCCGCAGCTGCCGCGGCAGCAGCCACTCCTGCAGCGGCTGCCGCGGCTGCGGCTGCGCCCGCCAACCCCTACCAGGGATACTCGCTCACCAACGTCGACATGTCCAGCTTCCAGGGCGTCGACTGGGGTTCCATGTATGGAATGGGCATGTACGTTTAA
- the msi gene encoding RNA-binding protein musashi isoform X3 — protein MEAANGAIEHDFHNALVPINGSHSGSSGRSTPNGGDPAPGKLFVGGLSWQTSSEKLREYFGMFGTVTDVLIMKDPVTQRSRGFGFITFAEPGSVDKVLKCPIHTLDGKKIDPKHATPKNRAKQANRTKKIFVGGVSQDTSSDEVKAYFNQFGKVEETVMLMDQQTKRHRGFGFVTFENEDVVDRVCEIHFHTIKNKKVECKKAQPKEAVQPGALTLGKRVVLGALGVRLAPQPPLPVAAASQIVAAQAQAQVQAAAAAAAAAQVQNAVAGYGKLFASSYPALSAYRYAPYPIPAAAVAAAAAAAAPAPAPAPPAAAAAAAAAAAATPAAAAAAAAAPANPYQGYSLTNVDMSSFQGVDWGSMYGMGMYV, from the exons ATGGAGGCAGCGAACGGTGCGATCGAACACGATTTTCACAATGCCCTGGTGCCTATAAACGGTAGCCATTCCGGCAGCTCCGGCAGGAGTACACCGAATGGCGGCGACCCGGCACCTGGCAAACTCTTCGTCGGTGGCTTGTCTTGGCAGACCAGCAGCGAGAAGCTCAGGGAATACTTTGGCATGTTCGGTACCGTCACCGATGTCCTGATCATGAAGGATCCGGTTACACAG CGTAGTCGCGGCTTCGGTTTCATCACGTTCGCCGAGCCCGGTAGCGTGGACAAGGTGCTGAAGTGTCCAATCCACACATTGGACGGGAAGAAGATCGACCCTAAACACGCGACGCCGAAGAACCGCGCGAAACAGGCGAATCGCACGAAGAAGATCTTTGTCGGCGGCGTGAGTCAGGACACTAGTAGCGACGAAGTGAAGGCCTACTTCAACCAGTTCGGCAAGGTGGAGGAAACGGTGATGCTGATGGACCAACAGACGAAGCGGCATCGTGGCTTCGGATTCGTCACGTTCGAGAATGAGGACGTGGTGGACCGCGTGTGCGAGATCCATTTCCATACGATCAAAAACAAGAAAGTCGAGTGCAAGAAGGCTCAGCCCAAGGAGGCGGTTCAACCAGGCGCGTTGACCCTCGGCAAGAGGGTGGTTTTGGGAGCGTTGGGCGTTCGACTGGCGCCACAGCCTCCACTGCCGGTTGCTGCGGCCTCGCAGATCGTCGCGGCTCAGGCGCAGGCCCAAGTGCAAGCTGCCGCGGCTGCGGCTGCGGCTGCCCAGGTACAAAACGCCGTCGCCGGATACGGAAAACTGTTCGCCAGCAGTTACCCGGCTTTGTCCGCTTATCGATACGCGCCGTACCCGATCCCCGCGGCGGCGGTCGCCGCAGCCGCAGCCGCAGCAGCGCCGGCCCCAGCTCCGGCTCCACCAGCAGCCGCTGCCGCCGCAGCTGCCGCGGCAGCAGCCACTCCTGCAGCGGCTGCCGCGGCTGCGGCTGCGCCCGCCAACCCCTACCAGGGATACTCGCTCACCAACGTCGACATGTCCAGCTTCCAGGGCGTCGACTGGGGTTCCATGTATGGAATGGGCATGTACGTTTAA